In Thermospira aquatica, the following proteins share a genomic window:
- the murB gene encoding UDP-N-acetylmuramate dehydrogenase: protein MEILQRVPLSDKTTFQIGGEAEFFCEPSTINEVRYVLSLARQNTWRVIVLGGGSNILFADGLIQGLVISTRALSWLREEELLWVGAGMTMDHLTTWAIENGKSGLEWSGGLPGTVGGATYMNARAYQHEMSEVVEKVRVIDFSGKEFFLSHKEIQYSYKKSIFMEHEDWIILEVGLKLHDAPIDDVRTKTEACRRDREQKGQYAYPSAGCAFKNDYSHNLPAGKVIDEIGLKGFSIGGAKVYEKHANFIINTGSARADDVIRLLEEIERLVYEKTGVHLEREVRIIR from the coding sequence ATGGAAATCCTGCAGCGTGTTCCTCTCTCGGATAAAACAACCTTTCAAATAGGCGGAGAGGCAGAATTTTTTTGCGAGCCATCTACAATAAATGAAGTCAGGTATGTCCTATCCCTTGCCAGACAAAACACATGGAGGGTCATTGTCCTGGGAGGGGGCTCAAATATTCTCTTTGCTGATGGTCTCATTCAAGGGCTCGTGATAAGCACGCGAGCACTCTCCTGGCTACGAGAGGAGGAACTTCTCTGGGTAGGAGCGGGAATGACGATGGACCATCTCACCACCTGGGCTATAGAAAATGGGAAAAGCGGGCTGGAATGGAGCGGTGGACTTCCCGGAACAGTGGGAGGAGCCACCTATATGAACGCGCGTGCCTATCAGCATGAGATGAGCGAGGTCGTGGAAAAGGTTCGTGTGATAGACTTTTCGGGGAAGGAGTTTTTTCTTTCCCACAAAGAAATACAATACTCTTACAAAAAAAGTATCTTCATGGAACATGAAGATTGGATAATCCTTGAGGTAGGGCTCAAACTTCACGATGCCCCTATCGATGACGTGAGGACCAAAACAGAGGCCTGTCGTCGTGACAGAGAACAAAAAGGGCAATACGCCTACCCCTCGGCCGGTTGTGCTTTCAAAAACGACTATAGCCACAACCTTCCTGCGGGTAAAGTGATTGATGAAATTGGACTGAAAGGTTTTTCTATCGGTGGTGCGAAAGTTTATGAGAAACACGCCAATTTCATCATCAATACAGGCTCTGCACGCGCCGACGATGTGATCCGTCTCCTCGAGGAAATAGAACGCCTCGTGTATGAAAAAACAGGGGTGCATCTTGAACGTGAAGTAAGGATTATCCGCTAG
- a CDS encoding SGNH/GDSL hydrolase family protein encodes MKKGWMYGILFFFLWIGMFFLLEGILRVMGIGYSTEPFERVAGTPYFRDNPDFLNKYYPGRRTPRSEAKFKNLFLAQKPTNGLRIFVLGGSTAQGWPFEPNQSFTKMIEIQLQFLLPEKHIEVINLGYSAMSSYYVADVTRKLARYQPDIIVLYTGQNEYYGTLSVTTGGGDLSKQIYLFLREWRIFQILFALFEKSQKPSKTMMAAQFSGRQLPMGEKDAEVADAFRRNLTRVFSWAKKHHVEVIVYKMAANLIHMPPFASEGEREVAPLILSNTHFFRHETWQTVSTAQLLSNWRTTYPNNAHILYLDGLARRARKEEFLDILKQAKDRDTIPFRYREILQDVLSNAGAHWHVSFIPLHQKIKEVYGSEGFGRKLFIDHLHFNYTGQRLLANLGVEAVLSLKDFKTKAPSSNALPLKEVSHLPGLAHEDWIDAGLWLTVYDEFMAIQNILTLLSQSPYKDMLIPYTKDPAWGEIGMLTRKPFSEILASFSSKKNQSFGNYLLSRLTDNKEWETIEVLLQAYRHNNPGIPTGYKNCAEFYTSRNRYEEAIQFYAMAYLLAEKKERLEIEKKGQSLARMLGKPDQWRETIDFLAKNPWPCYNSSNSATVMHKKGGNREFIGEIFEGILAFCQGK; translated from the coding sequence ATGAAAAAAGGCTGGATGTACGGAATTCTCTTTTTCTTTTTGTGGATAGGGATGTTTTTCCTCCTTGAGGGTATACTGAGAGTGATGGGCATAGGGTACAGCACAGAACCTTTTGAACGGGTAGCTGGAACCCCCTACTTCAGAGACAACCCGGATTTTCTCAACAAGTATTATCCCGGGAGAAGAACTCCCCGCTCAGAGGCAAAGTTTAAAAACCTCTTTCTTGCACAAAAACCCACCAATGGACTGCGGATATTTGTTCTTGGTGGTTCCACAGCCCAGGGATGGCCATTTGAACCCAATCAATCATTCACCAAAATGATAGAAATCCAACTCCAATTCCTTTTGCCAGAAAAACACATTGAAGTGATCAATCTCGGCTATAGTGCCATGAGTAGTTACTATGTTGCCGATGTCACACGAAAACTTGCCCGTTATCAACCCGACATCATTGTTCTCTACACAGGACAGAATGAATACTACGGAACGCTTTCAGTGACCACAGGGGGTGGAGATCTCTCGAAACAAATATATCTCTTTCTTCGAGAGTGGAGAATATTCCAAATCCTTTTCGCTCTCTTTGAAAAAAGCCAAAAACCCTCGAAAACCATGATGGCTGCTCAATTTTCCGGTCGTCAACTCCCCATGGGGGAAAAAGACGCAGAAGTAGCTGATGCCTTTCGGCGTAATCTCACCAGGGTGTTTTCCTGGGCAAAAAAACACCATGTAGAGGTCATCGTTTACAAGATGGCAGCCAACCTTATCCACATGCCTCCTTTTGCCAGTGAGGGAGAGAGAGAAGTAGCCCCACTTATCCTCTCCAATACTCATTTCTTCCGACATGAGACCTGGCAAACCGTTTCAACGGCGCAACTTCTTTCCAACTGGCGAACAACCTACCCAAACAACGCCCATATCCTCTATCTTGACGGTTTAGCAAGACGCGCAAGAAAAGAGGAGTTTCTTGATATTCTCAAACAAGCAAAAGACAGAGACACCATCCCCTTCCGTTATCGGGAGATTTTACAAGACGTACTCTCAAATGCAGGAGCACACTGGCATGTAAGTTTCATCCCCCTTCACCAAAAAATTAAAGAAGTTTACGGATCAGAGGGTTTCGGAAGAAAACTTTTTATTGACCATCTTCATTTTAACTATACAGGCCAAAGATTGCTCGCAAACCTGGGGGTAGAAGCCGTACTCTCTCTTAAAGATTTCAAGACAAAAGCCCCCTCTTCCAACGCTCTGCCGTTAAAAGAGGTGTCCCATCTGCCAGGACTTGCTCACGAGGATTGGATCGATGCCGGGCTTTGGCTTACTGTCTATGATGAGTTTATGGCGATTCAAAATATTCTTACCCTCCTCTCCCAGAGTCCCTACAAAGACATGTTGATCCCATACACGAAAGATCCTGCCTGGGGAGAAATAGGCATGCTCACCAGAAAGCCTTTCTCTGAGATTCTTGCCTCCTTCTCAAGCAAAAAGAACCAGAGTTTTGGGAATTACCTTCTCTCCCGGCTCACAGACAACAAAGAGTGGGAGACAATAGAGGTACTCCTCCAGGCCTATCGGCACAACAATCCAGGCATCCCAACAGGTTACAAAAACTGTGCAGAGTTCTACACCTCGCGAAACCGTTACGAGGAGGCCATTCAATTTTACGCCATGGCGTATCTTCTTGCCGAAAAAAAAGAACGCCTCGAAATTGAGAAAAAAGGGCAATCCCTTGCTCGTATGCTGGGAAAACCAGACCAGTGGAGAGAAACCATCGATTTTTTGGCAAAAAATCCCTGGCCATGCTATAATAGTAGCAACAGTGCAACAGTGATGCACAAAAAAGGAGGCAACCGTGAATTCATTGGGGAAATTTTTGAAGGAATTCTGGCTTTTTGTCAAGGAAAATAA
- a CDS encoding DUF5989 family protein: MNSLGKFLKEFWLFVKENKKLWLIPIILLLAIFGVVVILAQSQALAPFIYSLF; encoded by the coding sequence GTGAATTCATTGGGGAAATTTTTGAAGGAATTCTGGCTTTTTGTCAAGGAAAATAAAAAGCTCTGGCTTATTCCTATTATTTTACTTCTTGCAATTTTTGGTGTGGTTGTGATTCTTGCCCAGTCGCAGGCGCTGGCACCCTTTATCTATAGCCTCTTTTAG
- a CDS encoding carbamoyltransferase family protein has translation MVILGISAFYHDSAAAIVRDGEIVAAAQQERFSRKKGDESFPREAIAYCLAEAQVNIKNVDYVVFYDKPLVKFDRILASYIHTAPRGLRSFLMAIPIWLKQKLWLEDLIRKELHYDGPVLFSSHHQAHAASAFYPSPFEKAAILTVDGAGEWNTTTIGRGNGNRIELLKHIDFPHSLGLLYSAFTYYCGFKVNSGEYKLMGLAPYGEPKYVDLIKKHIVTIREDGSLYLHEKYFNYISGLTMISRAFEKLFGLKALPQGATPTQFYMDVAASIQAVTTEALVKMARYAREITQEKYLCLAGGVALNCVANNHILRESGFEDVWIQPAAGDAGGALGAALAVWYGYLGEKRSADGIHDFQKGSYLGPSYSDNKIREVLDAYQAVYERLEDEVLFQRVARDIADGKVVGWFQGRSEFGPRALGNRSILGDARSQDMQTTMNLKIKFRESFRPFAPAVLAEDVNEWFEWDRPSPYMLFVADVKKEHRFPVSREDKTGLELLKQPRSKLQAITHVDFSARLQTVHRETNPRFYTLLEAFKRLTGCGVIINTSFNVRGEPIVNDPRDAYRCFMGTNIDVLVIGNYYLEKTKQPPFKELQTWKSTLIAD, from the coding sequence ATGGTCATCTTAGGGATTTCTGCCTTTTATCATGATAGTGCCGCTGCAATTGTCAGAGATGGTGAAATTGTTGCAGCAGCCCAACAGGAGAGATTCTCCAGAAAAAAGGGGGATGAGTCTTTTCCCCGGGAAGCCATTGCCTATTGCCTTGCCGAAGCTCAAGTGAATATAAAAAACGTGGATTATGTTGTTTTCTACGACAAGCCACTCGTGAAATTTGATCGGATACTTGCTTCGTATATTCATACTGCCCCTCGCGGACTGCGCTCCTTTCTTATGGCTATCCCGATCTGGTTAAAGCAAAAGCTCTGGTTAGAGGACCTTATCCGCAAGGAACTTCATTACGACGGTCCCGTTCTTTTCTCTTCCCATCACCAGGCTCACGCGGCAAGTGCGTTTTATCCCTCGCCTTTTGAAAAAGCGGCTATTCTCACGGTGGATGGTGCCGGAGAGTGGAATACCACCACGATAGGAAGAGGCAATGGTAACCGTATTGAGCTTTTGAAACATATCGATTTTCCCCATTCTTTGGGGCTTTTGTATTCAGCGTTTACCTACTACTGTGGTTTTAAGGTCAACTCCGGTGAGTACAAATTGATGGGACTGGCCCCCTATGGAGAACCCAAATATGTTGATCTCATTAAAAAGCATATCGTAACCATTCGAGAGGATGGTTCCCTCTATCTCCATGAGAAATATTTTAACTACATCAGTGGACTTACGATGATTTCCCGTGCTTTTGAGAAACTCTTTGGCCTGAAAGCCCTCCCTCAAGGCGCTACCCCAACTCAGTTTTACATGGATGTAGCGGCATCCATTCAGGCAGTCACTACCGAAGCTCTTGTGAAAATGGCGCGTTACGCTCGAGAAATAACACAGGAAAAGTACCTATGTCTTGCCGGAGGCGTAGCCCTCAACTGTGTAGCGAATAACCACATCCTACGAGAAAGCGGATTTGAGGATGTGTGGATACAACCTGCAGCAGGAGACGCTGGTGGTGCACTGGGAGCAGCCCTCGCCGTATGGTATGGTTACTTAGGAGAGAAGCGAAGCGCCGATGGGATCCATGACTTTCAAAAAGGAAGTTATCTCGGACCATCGTATAGCGACAATAAAATCCGGGAAGTCCTGGATGCTTACCAGGCGGTGTATGAAAGGCTTGAGGATGAGGTTTTGTTTCAACGAGTAGCACGAGATATTGCTGATGGCAAAGTTGTGGGATGGTTCCAGGGGAGAAGTGAGTTCGGTCCACGAGCCCTGGGAAACCGTTCTATCCTAGGAGATGCGAGAAGCCAGGATATGCAAACAACCATGAATCTCAAGATTAAGTTTCGAGAGTCTTTTCGTCCCTTTGCCCCGGCGGTCTTAGCAGAGGATGTCAACGAGTGGTTCGAGTGGGATAGACCATCTCCCTACATGCTTTTTGTTGCCGACGTGAAAAAAGAGCATCGTTTCCCTGTGTCAAGGGAAGATAAGACAGGACTCGAACTCTTGAAACAGCCAAGGTCAAAACTCCAGGCGATCACGCACGTTGACTTTTCAGCCCGTCTCCAAACCGTTCACAGAGAAACAAATCCCCGTTTTTATACTCTCCTTGAGGCATTTAAACGTCTCACTGGATGTGGTGTCATCATCAACACCTCTTTTAACGTTCGGGGAGAGCCGATTGTGAACGATCCCCGCGATGCTTACCGGTGTTTTATGGGAACAAATATCGATGTTCTCGTTATCGGAAACTACTATCTTGAAAAGACAAAACAACCTCCCTTTAAGGAGCTCCAAACATGGAAAAGCACCCTCATAGCCGACTAA
- a CDS encoding HD-GYP domain-containing protein, protein MFQVVMELYVNSLYPGMVFSGDVYDDQDTLVLPKGQPLTKDIIENLKLKKIKKIHYTQESMLFKQPVSQSMISEANINKAANLLIEIENMLKNNTTGIPTKAAQEVVGDFIQDIRKNKDAYLNLLELQSNDQYIYTHAINVTNISILIATMINLPEEKIHDLGIAALFHDIGKILIPSDIVDKVSPLTPEEWKIIKQHPVYTYKTLQAEGVFSENVLKSALCHHENHQGGGYPLGINHEKLNILANIISLADVFDAITSMRPYREAKTMDEAFAYIMEQSGKRFHPQLAQTFLKHLVQKLHESPLYPLDSYVLLNTGEIGYVVDYPNNQKFTLRPVVNIFFNPHKSSNLQECFLRFPVQINLEKDYSRMIVKRIIDPAYIAKFDKILGRI, encoded by the coding sequence ATGTTTCAAGTCGTGATGGAGCTTTATGTCAATTCTCTCTATCCAGGAATGGTCTTTAGTGGAGATGTGTATGACGATCAAGACACACTTGTTCTCCCAAAAGGTCAACCTCTTACCAAAGACATCATCGAAAATCTCAAGCTGAAAAAAATCAAAAAAATACACTACACCCAGGAATCCATGCTTTTTAAACAGCCTGTAAGCCAGTCCATGATCAGTGAAGCCAACATCAATAAAGCCGCCAACCTTCTCATCGAAATCGAAAACATGCTAAAAAACAATACAACGGGAATCCCGACCAAGGCAGCTCAGGAAGTTGTCGGAGATTTTATCCAGGATATTCGAAAAAACAAAGACGCCTATCTAAACCTTCTTGAACTTCAATCCAACGATCAATACATTTATACCCACGCCATTAATGTCACAAACATCTCCATCCTCATCGCCACAATGATCAATCTCCCCGAGGAAAAAATCCACGACCTTGGTATTGCAGCCCTCTTTCATGACATCGGAAAGATCCTGATTCCCTCCGACATTGTCGATAAAGTTTCTCCTCTTACCCCCGAAGAATGGAAAATCATAAAACAGCATCCTGTTTATACTTACAAAACCCTTCAAGCAGAGGGGGTTTTTTCCGAGAATGTTCTCAAGAGTGCTCTCTGTCATCACGAAAATCACCAGGGAGGTGGATATCCTCTCGGCATCAACCACGAAAAACTCAATATCCTTGCCAACATCATTTCCCTGGCGGATGTCTTTGACGCAATAACAAGTATGCGGCCCTACCGGGAAGCAAAAACCATGGATGAAGCCTTTGCCTATATCATGGAACAATCAGGAAAAAGATTTCATCCTCAGCTTGCCCAGACTTTTTTGAAACATCTTGTCCAAAAACTCCATGAATCTCCTCTGTATCCTCTCGATAGCTACGTTTTACTAAACACAGGAGAAATAGGGTACGTCGTAGACTATCCTAACAACCAGAAATTTACCCTTCGACCAGTTGTCAATATCTTTTTCAACCCCCACAAATCTTCCAATCTCCAGGAATGTTTTCTCCGTTTTCCTGTTCAAATCAACCTTGAAAAAGATTACTCTCGCATGATCGTGAAGCGCATTATTGACCCAGCTTATATTGCCAAATTTGACAAAATTCTTGGAAGAATCTAA
- a CDS encoding PP2C family protein-serine/threonine phosphatase, with protein MSVWYVIGGSFGLFLMVQYIAFLLFLLRKGGSKEIKPDLLYIILAGGLISLLGFLGWMGQRVPFSVELAEMSLVLIIVSCFVLLLRYIFVWVKDLGFVETDGYREYTRWYVFWYFLLTGGIIVSLLFLPFRWWDRFGDWIVLGIGGYLFLTGVLEGVEFVSLMKREKGKISAINALRYRTLLFGGEGAILIWIGAFLGKIWWVEWSGFLMSLGCVFMSLAMSFYLIFEYIEVFVREAESRRRLAEVNKKVMDEIRTAQSLQISLLPIDRQRALQKIIDMEISYMPMQSVGGDYYDMFLLSDDVLLFLLGDASGHGVYAAMIWAMLKVEVEELIEEKRFSHLSEAFTVLNRRITRILENTYSYITLFAIMVDRKAQQIHYLSAGHIDQLYYSVKEDAVKHLKNKNPIVGTFKNAKFQEDVIRYHAGDVLLMFSDGVIEGANPMGEQVGLDRLTEFFDVVVREVNSASDVIGGMLMHLEDFYEGAVQDDDRTFMAIRF; from the coding sequence ATGAGTGTATGGTATGTTATTGGGGGAAGTTTTGGATTATTTTTGATGGTTCAGTATATAGCGTTTCTTCTCTTTCTTTTGAGAAAAGGTGGCTCGAAAGAGATTAAGCCGGATCTGTTGTATATTATTCTGGCGGGTGGTCTTATCTCCCTCCTGGGATTTCTAGGGTGGATGGGGCAAAGGGTTCCGTTTTCTGTGGAACTTGCTGAGATGAGTTTGGTGCTTATCATCGTTAGTTGTTTTGTTTTGCTTTTGCGGTATATTTTTGTTTGGGTAAAGGATCTTGGTTTTGTCGAAACCGATGGGTATAGAGAGTATACACGCTGGTATGTTTTTTGGTATTTTTTGCTGACGGGAGGGATAATTGTTTCTCTTTTGTTTTTGCCGTTTCGATGGTGGGACCGTTTTGGTGATTGGATAGTTTTAGGGATAGGGGGATATCTTTTTCTAACCGGTGTTCTGGAGGGGGTTGAGTTTGTTTCGTTGATGAAACGGGAAAAGGGGAAAATTTCTGCGATCAATGCTCTCCGTTATCGGACGTTACTTTTTGGGGGGGAAGGGGCTATTCTTATCTGGATCGGGGCTTTTTTAGGAAAGATATGGTGGGTTGAGTGGTCGGGATTTTTAATGTCTTTGGGGTGTGTTTTTATGTCTCTTGCAATGTCTTTTTATCTGATTTTTGAATATATTGAGGTTTTTGTTCGTGAGGCTGAGTCGAGAAGACGTCTTGCCGAGGTAAACAAAAAGGTGATGGATGAGATACGGACAGCTCAGTCGCTTCAGATTTCGTTGTTGCCAATTGATAGACAACGGGCATTGCAAAAGATTATAGATATGGAAATCTCCTACATGCCCATGCAGAGTGTGGGAGGGGACTACTATGATATGTTTTTGCTCTCGGATGATGTGTTGCTTTTCTTGTTGGGGGATGCTTCCGGTCATGGGGTGTATGCGGCGATGATATGGGCTATGCTCAAGGTTGAGGTGGAGGAATTGATAGAAGAAAAACGATTTTCTCATCTTTCCGAGGCTTTTACCGTTTTGAATCGTCGTATTACAAGGATTCTGGAAAATACTTATTCTTATATTACACTTTTTGCTATTATGGTGGACAGAAAAGCTCAGCAGATACATTATTTATCAGCGGGGCATATTGATCAATTGTATTATAGTGTAAAAGAGGATGCTGTAAAGCACTTGAAAAACAAGAATCCTATTGTGGGAACTTTTAAGAATGCTAAATTTCAAGAGGATGTTATCAGGTATCATGCTGGGGATGTTCTTCTCATGTTTAGCGATGGGGTTATAGAGGGTGCAAATCCTATGGGAGAGCAAGTGGGTTTGGATCGTTTGACGGAGTTTTTTGATGTTGTGGTCAGAGAAGTGAATTCGGCTTCGGATGTTATTGGAGGGATGTTAATGCACCTGGAGGATTTTTATGAGGGTGCCGTTCAGGATGATGATAGAACATTTATGGCGATTCGTTTTTAG
- the uvrB gene encoding excinuclease ABC subunit UvrB encodes MPAFRVHAPFQPAGDQPKAIEALVKNFQEGKKRQVLLGVTGSGKTFTMAHVIQALQYPTLIMSHNKTLAAQLYREFRDFFPENAVEYFVSYYDYYQPEAYVPQRDLYIEKDASINDEIDRMRVSAVASLMDRHDVIVVASVSCIYGLGAPTDYKELMLLLKKGMIRDRESILSHLVQIQYEKADIELNRASFRVKGDVIDIHTAYSREVIRIEMFGDEIESIKRLHLITGNLIEELDRIVIYPAKLFLTTQDKLKLAIESIEAELAQRVAELKAENKTLEAYRLETRTRYDIEMLSELGYCNGIENYSRHLSFRKPGERPFVLLDYFPRPFLTILDESHQTIPQINGMFHGDYSRKKTLVDFGFRLPSALDNRPLRFEEFDTLLDHVMYVSATPAEYELTHSEAIVEQIIRPTGLIDPEVEVRPTTGQIEDIIREVQLRIQEGERTIITTLTKKMAEDLTQYLLDQNMKVAYIHSEVETIERVEILKKLRMGIYDVIVGINLLREGIDLPEVSLVIILDADKMGFLRSARSLIQIIGRSARHVNGKVIMYADNITESMAEAIRETYRRRELQLEYNRIHNITPTSVRKEIADILERKLKETEEKADELEKLKRSIPDKKRLIQEMEKLMFQYAESLEFEKAAFVRDQIEEIKHSTTIE; translated from the coding sequence ATGCCAGCTTTTCGTGTCCATGCCCCATTTCAACCTGCAGGTGATCAACCCAAAGCCATTGAAGCTCTTGTAAAAAACTTTCAAGAGGGAAAAAAACGCCAGGTTCTCCTCGGTGTTACAGGGAGTGGGAAAACCTTCACCATGGCTCATGTTATCCAGGCACTCCAGTATCCTACCCTTATCATGTCTCACAATAAAACCCTTGCGGCCCAGCTTTATCGAGAGTTCCGGGATTTTTTTCCTGAGAATGCCGTGGAATACTTTGTTTCCTACTATGACTACTATCAGCCAGAGGCATATGTACCTCAGCGAGACCTCTACATCGAAAAAGATGCAAGCATCAACGACGAAATAGACAGAATGCGTGTGTCAGCTGTTGCCTCCCTTATGGATAGACATGATGTTATTGTTGTCGCCTCTGTCTCGTGTATCTATGGTCTGGGAGCTCCAACAGACTACAAGGAACTCATGCTTCTCCTCAAAAAAGGCATGATAAGAGACAGGGAAAGTATTCTCTCCCACCTTGTCCAGATCCAGTACGAAAAAGCAGACATCGAACTCAACAGAGCCTCTTTCCGGGTTAAAGGAGATGTTATCGATATCCACACTGCCTACTCACGAGAGGTCATTCGTATAGAAATGTTTGGCGATGAAATTGAATCCATAAAACGACTCCATCTTATTACAGGAAATCTTATCGAAGAACTTGATCGTATTGTCATCTATCCAGCCAAGCTCTTCCTTACCACCCAGGATAAGCTTAAACTTGCCATAGAATCCATCGAAGCTGAGCTTGCCCAGCGAGTTGCTGAACTCAAAGCTGAAAACAAAACTCTCGAGGCGTATCGTCTTGAAACACGCACACGGTACGATATCGAGATGCTCTCTGAGCTCGGCTATTGCAACGGTATTGAAAACTACTCCCGTCATCTCTCTTTTCGCAAACCCGGTGAACGCCCTTTTGTTCTCCTCGACTACTTTCCAAGGCCGTTTCTTACAATCCTCGATGAATCCCATCAGACTATCCCTCAGATCAACGGCATGTTCCATGGAGATTATTCCCGAAAAAAAACTCTCGTTGATTTTGGTTTTCGCCTCCCATCAGCTCTTGACAATCGTCCTCTTCGCTTTGAAGAGTTCGACACGCTTTTGGATCACGTCATGTATGTATCTGCAACACCCGCTGAATACGAACTCACCCATAGTGAAGCTATCGTCGAGCAGATTATCCGCCCCACAGGGCTTATTGACCCGGAGGTAGAAGTTCGTCCAACGACAGGACAAATCGAAGACATCATCCGAGAGGTTCAGCTTCGTATTCAAGAGGGGGAACGCACCATCATCACCACACTGACCAAAAAAATGGCAGAAGACCTCACCCAGTATTTACTTGATCAAAACATGAAAGTCGCCTACATCCACTCCGAAGTGGAAACGATTGAACGTGTTGAGATTCTCAAAAAACTCCGTATGGGCATCTACGATGTGATCGTCGGCATCAATCTTCTCCGTGAAGGCATCGATCTCCCCGAAGTCTCGCTCGTTATTATTCTTGATGCCGACAAGATGGGATTTCTCCGATCCGCTCGTTCCCTTATCCAGATTATCGGGAGAAGCGCTCGCCATGTCAACGGAAAAGTCATCATGTACGCTGACAACATCACCGAAAGTATGGCCGAAGCTATCCGGGAAACCTATAGGCGCCGCGAACTCCAGCTCGAGTACAACCGTATCCATAACATTACCCCCACTAGCGTAAGAAAAGAAATAGCCGATATCCTTGAACGAAAACTCAAAGAAACCGAAGAAAAAGCCGACGAACTCGAAAAACTCAAACGCTCCATCCCGGACAAAAAACGCCTCATTCAAGAGATGGAAAAACTCATGTTCCAGTATGCCGAATCCCTCGAATTTGAAAAAGCTGCATTTGTCCGCGATCAAATCGAGGAAATCAAACACAGCACCACTATCGAATAA
- a CDS encoding UDP-N-acetylmuramoyl-tripeptide--D-alanyl-D-alanine ligase, with the protein MFSLVWLKEVLTLNNFAQCIENLEEKPLGVTAFSIDSRTIQPSECFVALPGERFDGHDFIPDCVRLGVKVFIIERTYYKKHKKALLPGIFFVVKKSREALGVLAREYRKYLFSKVIAVTGSSGKTTTRELIAYLLSLKYQVHSTKKNLNNDIGLPLTVLEAKEGAHFMVLEMGMNHPGEIGYLSSIMHPYASVITNVGYAHIGNLGSLYNIARAKGEIFRGMVPKYGVAFLNRNDEFYSYHKKLSPVEVVDVIPEEVTIMENRGLEGYLLYYQGMSFRFRLPGRHNITNLAIALKVAEYFGVDIMQALHAIEDFQPVSGRSEIIKTAQWTIINDAYNANPSSMRAALFMLKDLPGRRVAILGDMLELGKLSRSLHEMIGETIVTNQVADLVILHGEESRYAFEKLKSNQMLAFWFPSKQELVRSIRSLLQPGDTILVKASHGMKMEEVVEELRRG; encoded by the coding sequence ATGTTTAGTCTCGTGTGGTTAAAAGAGGTTCTTACGCTGAATAACTTTGCTCAGTGTATAGAGAATCTTGAAGAAAAACCTCTGGGTGTAACGGCCTTTTCTATTGATTCTAGGACTATTCAGCCTTCTGAGTGTTTTGTTGCTTTACCGGGTGAGCGTTTTGATGGGCATGATTTTATCCCGGATTGTGTAAGGCTTGGTGTAAAGGTTTTTATTATTGAACGCACATACTATAAAAAACACAAGAAGGCGTTATTACCGGGTATTTTCTTTGTCGTGAAGAAAAGTCGTGAGGCGCTAGGAGTGCTTGCTCGAGAGTACCGCAAGTACCTTTTTAGTAAGGTGATTGCGGTTACAGGAAGTTCTGGAAAAACGACGACTCGTGAACTTATCGCCTACTTGTTATCTTTAAAGTATCAGGTGCATTCCACGAAAAAGAATCTCAATAATGATATTGGACTTCCTTTGACGGTTCTGGAGGCAAAAGAGGGTGCGCATTTTATGGTGCTGGAGATGGGGATGAATCATCCGGGTGAGATAGGATATCTTTCTTCTATTATGCATCCCTATGCTTCGGTAATTACCAATGTGGGATATGCTCATATTGGCAACCTTGGGTCTTTGTATAATATTGCCCGGGCAAAGGGAGAGATTTTCCGTGGTATGGTGCCAAAGTATGGTGTAGCTTTTCTCAATCGTAATGATGAATTTTACAGTTATCATAAAAAACTTTCGCCTGTTGAGGTTGTGGATGTTATTCCTGAAGAAGTGACAATTATGGAAAACAGAGGTCTCGAGGGGTATCTTCTCTACTATCAGGGGATGAGTTTTCGTTTTCGCTTGCCTGGGCGGCATAATATCACCAATTTGGCTATAGCTCTTAAGGTGGCAGAGTATTTTGGTGTGGATATTATGCAGGCCTTACATGCTATAGAAGACTTTCAGCCTGTTTCAGGAAGAAGTGAGATTATTAAAACCGCTCAGTGGACGATTATTAATGATGCCTATAATGCCAATCCCTCTTCGATGAGAGCGGCTCTTTTCATGCTGAAAGACCTGCCTGGACGAAGGGTGGCAATTCTGGGGGATATGCTTGAGCTGGGGAAACTTTCCCGTTCTCTTCATGAGATGATAGGGGAAACAATTGTTACCAATCAGGTGGCAGATCTGGTGATCCTCCATGGGGAAGAGTCTCGTTATGCCTTTGAAAAACTTAAGTCAAATCAGATGCTTGCTTTTTGGTTTCCTTCCAAACAGGAACTTGTTCGGAGTATTCGTTCGCTTCTCCAGCCAGGGGATACGATTCTGGTAAAAGCTTCTCACGGGATGAAAATGGAAGAGGTTGTGGAAGAGCTTCGGAGAGGATAA